Below is a genomic region from Streptomyces puniciscabiei.
ATCGCACAGGCGAGCCCGAGACCCAGCGCCCAGGCGCGCAGGGTCACCCCGATCCCGTCGAGAAAGGCCCGGTCACCCGCCAACCGCACGGCGCGCGCGAGGACTTCGGAAGCGGGCGGCAGATAGCTGCGCCGTACGATCCCGGCGCGGGTGACCGCCTCGCAGATCCCGAAGGCTCCGGCCGCGCCGAGCAGGCCGAGCAGGAAGTCCTGACGTCGCGTCATTTCACCAGCAGAGGTGTCGGATCGACGTCCTGCTTCAGCAGCCCCTGCGTGCGCATGAGCGCGATGAGCCGGCGCAGGGCGGCCGGGTCCGCGGTCGCCGGATAGGCGGGCAGATGGATCGACTTGGCCTGCTCAGCGGTCACCTTGGCGTACTTGGGCAGTTCCGTGCGGACCGCTCCCGGGTCCTCGGCGGCGAGCTTCGAGGCCGCCTCGACGGCCCGCCGGAAACCGGCTGCGGCCTTCGGGTTCTGCTTCACGAAGCCGGCCGTGGTGATGTACCCGCTGGCGGGCAGCCCCTGCGCGGGCCCCGACCCGCCGTCCAGCAGCACCCGCGCGCCCAACTCGCCCTGGACGGCGGTGTCGAAGGGCTCGACCACGTGGGCGGCGTCCACCTGGCCCCGCTGCAGGGCCGGGCCCATCTGCGGGAACAGGATCTGCCGGTAGACGGGACGCCCGGCATGCCGGGCGTCGAGGATCGCGTTCAGGGTGAGGGACTGGATGTTGTTGAGGACGGCGACGGCGACCTTCTTGCCGGCCAGATCGGCGGGCGACCTCAGGGCGGAGTCCCTGGGCACCAGGACGTCCATCATGTGCGGGGCGATCCGGACGCCCTCGGCGACGATGCGCAGGTCCAGGGTGCCCTTCTCGTACGCCTGGAAGTAGGTGACGTAGTTCGCGCTGGCGATCACGTCCACCTGGCCCTTCAGCAGCGCGGGCAGCGCCTGGATGCTCTGCTGCACGGGCTGGATGCGTACGTCCAGGCCCTCCTTGGCGAACAGCCCGCGGTCCCGCGCCAGATACAGGGCGGCGGAGTCGGTGAGGGGCAGCGCCGCGACGGTCAACTGCTGCCGGCCGTCACCTGGATGCGCCTTCCCACCACTGTCGCAGCCCACGAGGAGCAGCGCCGCCGCGGCGACGAGCGCGGCGAGGCGTTTGACTGCCGTCATTCCCGGTCGTGATCGACGTAAAGGCATACGGGCATGCCTACCCTGCGTTTGTCATGATCGCTACATCCCGGGTGCGGCTTTCGAGCGGTTTGGAAAAAGACGAACCCGGCGCCCGGCTCCTCGCCGGCCCCCGGCCGGACTCCGGGGCCGGCCGAGGCCCGGTCAGGCCCGTGGGCCGGCGATCCGCAGGGGTGTCGCGGCGGGGGGTGCCGTGGTGCCGGTGGCGCCGGTGGCGTCCGTCCACCAGTCGGCGCCGTCCTCGATGTAGCGCAGCAGCACGCCCTCGCGGATCGCCCAGGGGCAGACCACGGCCCCGCGCAACCCCATGAGCTTCAGCGCCGTGTGCCCGACGACCGCTCCGGCCAGGCTCTGCTCGGCGCGTGGCGCGGAGATCCCGGGCAGCTGGACGCGTTCGGAGGCGGGCAGCGCCGCGAGAGTGCGGACCGCCTCGCGCAGATCCCGGCCGCGCATCTCCCGGTGCACGAACGGGCCGTGGCGCCCGGGCGCGGCCCCGCACAGCCGGCCCAGCTGCTGGAACGTGCGGGAGGTGACCGCGGCGGTGCGCGGCCCTTCCCAGCGGATCCGCGAGGCCACGTCCCGCAGCTCATGGCGGATCCGGCGGCGCAGTTCCTTCAGTTCCTCCGGCCCCGGAGGGTCCTGAACCGCGAGGTACTCCTGGGTGAGACGCCGCGCGCCGAGCGGCAGGGAAGCGGCGAAGTCGGGCAGCCGGCCCCGGCCGAAGGCCACCTCCAGGGAGCCGCCGCCGATGTCCAGCACCGCGAGCGGGCCGGCGTGCCAGCCGAGCCAGCGCCGGGCCGCCAGGAAGGTCAGTTCCGCCTCGGTCTCACCCGGCAGGATGCACAGGGGGACACCGGTCTCCGCCGCCACCCGGCGGATCACCTCCTGCCGGTTCGGGGCGCCGCGCACCACCGCGGTCGCGAAGGCCAGCGGGCCCGACGCATGCCATCCGCGGGCCGTGTCCCCCGCCGCGGCCACCGCCTTCACCAGCCGCTCCACCGCCTCGTCGGCGATGCTGCCGTCCGGACCGACGTGTTCGGACAGGCGCAGCTTCCACTTGACGGTGTGCACCGGCAGCGGAACGCCCCCCTCCGCATCCGCGATCACCAACCGAACCGTGTTCGACCCCGCATCCAGCACGCTCACCCGCATGGCCGGGGAGTACCCACTTTCCAGCCAGGAACCCGTCATTCAGGGGGGCGCCTGTGTGCACAGCACCGGCCGGCGGTCCCTTCAGGGGCGGCTCGCGCGGCGATCGGTGGCACACCGGGCGCGCGCCGCGCACGGACCGGCGCCCGCCCTGATCCTGTCCGGATCTCGGCCCCCGTACCGGCCCGTCCCTGCCCTTAGATGGTCACCACCACTGTCGGCGCGAGGAGTGGCACGTGAGCGGGACGGACGCGACGAGGGTACTGGTGATCGGCGGCGGCATCGCGGGGACCGCGGCCGCGCTCGGCCTGCACAAGGCCGGCTGCGACGTCACCGTGTACGAGGCACACCCCGACACGGCCGAGGACACCGGGGCGTTCCTGACCCTGGCGAGCAACGGCATGCGCGCTCTTGCCCAGCTCGACGCCGCGGACGCCGTCCGGGCCCTCGGATTTCCGCTGACTTCGCTGCGGCTGCTCGACAGCGACGGCACTGAGCTGACACACGCGCCGCTCGGCGAGGTCGCCGAACCGGGACTGCAGTACCGCTGTCTGCGCCGCGGCGAGCTGAACGCGGCCCTGCAGGGCGAGGCGGTCCGGCGCGGCATCCGCCTGCGCCACGGCGCCCGCCTGGCCGGCGTCACGGACGGCCCGCACGGCGTCACCGCCCGGTTCGCCGACGGCAGCACCGCCCACGCGGCCCTCCTCATCGGCGCCGACGGCCTGAACTCCACCGTGCGCCGGCTCCTCACCCCCGGTGTCCGGCCCGTGTACGCGGGCCAGCGGATCTTCTACGGGTACAGCGGTGCCGCCGCCGGCGTGGACGGCACCGGCGTCATCACCTTCGTCCGGGGCAGCGAGACCACGTTCGGATACGCGGCGTCGCCGGCCGGGCAGACGTACTGGTTCGCCCGCGTGAGCACCGAACCGCTGCCCGCCGGCGGCTCCGCCCACCGTGCCCCCTGGCGCGAGGAGCTGCTGCCGCTGCTGCGCAAGGACACCACACCCGCCGCGGACATCGTCACCGCCTCCCAGGGGCCCGTCATGGTCACCAACGCCACCGAGCTGCCGCTCGGTGCGGTGTGGCACCGGGGACGGGCCCTGCTCATCGGCGACGCGGCCCACGCGGCCTCCCCGGCGACCGGCCAGGGGGCCTCGATGGCCCTGGAGGACGCCGTCGTCCTCGCCAAGGCGCTGCGCGACCTGCCCGGCGCACCGGACGCGTTCGCCGCCTTCGAACGGCACCGCCGCCCCCGGGTGGAGCACAACATCACCGTCAGCGGCGGCATCTCCCGCGGCGGCCGGAACCCCTCCCGTCCGGGTCCCCTCCTGGCCCGCCCCGCCGAGCCGGACGAGGCGCTCGTCCGCCAACTGGCCTGGGACGCCCAGCTGCCGGCGGCCCCGCCCGAGGAGACCTGACCGGGTGCTCCGGCCGGTCGCGGGCGCGCGAAAGTGCAAGAGGCGGAGCACTGGAGTCCATTGCCGGACCGACGCCGGGGCCGGATCGTTCCGTGCAACCGGCCCTTCGGCAACAAGGAGCACAGTTGCGACTCTTGAGCAGAGCGGGCGGCGCCGCGGCCGTGACCGTCGCCCTGGTCCTGGGCGGCGGCACCGCGTCCCCGGCACCGGCCGCCACACCCGGCGATGCCGGCTACACCGTGACCGTGGGGACCCCGGTACCCTTCACCCACCCCACGGACACCCCCGCCACCCCGTACCTCGACCGGGACGGCACCTTCCACTACCAGCAGTCCGCCGCCCTGTACGGGGCCAAGGACCCGCGCACCTGGGACTTCTACACCGGCACGGACTTCGACACCGCGACCTTCGACAAGGCACTGAGCAAGGCGGTGAACCCGGCCAACCCCGCCGACCGCAACGACGACACCACCTGGCGCTGCAACAACAGCCCCACCGGCCGCGGGGCGACGTACGCGCCGAGCGGCTCGGGCTACGCCCAGAAGAACTACTGCGACCTGTCCGGGGTGTGGGTCGACCCCGACACCGGCGACTGGTACGGCCTGGTGCACAACGAGTTCACCCCGCAGCCCTTCGGCGACGGACTGCACTACGACGCCATCGACTGCGCCGTCTCCACCGACCGGGGCCGCACCTGGAGCATCAAGGACCACGCGATCACGTCCCCGTACAGCACCGGGCGCGGGGACACGACGGCCTTCCCGAACCAGACGTACTCCTACGGCGACGGCGACCAGCGCCTCTTCGTCGACACCGCCTCCGGCTACTTCTACGTCTATTACGGCTCCCGGATCATCGACAAGAGCGGCGGCTGGAAGGCGTTCTACGAGCACGTGGCCCGCGCCCCGATCTCCGCCAAGATGGCCCCCGGCTCCTGGCGGAAGTGGTACGACGGCGCCTGGTCGCAGCCCGGCACCGGCGGCAGGGAGAGCGACATCGTCCCCGTCGACGCCGACCACCCCACCGGCTACACCCCCGCATCCGCCGAGTACGACCCGGCCAACACCGGCACCGCCGCCCAGCAGGTCGCGGCCGGAAAGATGCCGCCGACCTCGCCGCTGTTCGTCATGAACATCGCCTACGACGCCCATCTCGGGCTGTACATCGGGGAACCGCAGGCCGTCGACCAGAGCGGCGACTCACCGCAGTACCTCTACGCCACCGACGACCTGAGCACCCAGAAGTGGCGCCTGATCGGGGACACCGGCGGCTACACCAACGCCTCCTGGTACCGCTGGTTCCTCGACAGTGCCAACCGCACCAGCTCCACGATCGTCGGCCGGTCCTTCCGCTCCTACTGCGCCTTCGGCTGCTCGCACGACGCCTCCGGTGAATACGTCGACATCACCGTCGACTCCACCGCACCCGCGCCCGCCCCGATGGACACGAGCCGCGGCCACCGCATCGCGAGCGGCGCGGGCCGGATCCTCGCCCAGACGGCCGGCGGCAACGGCACCACCTCATTGGCGCGGCCCGCCCGGTCCGGTCGTGACATCTGGCTCTTCACCCCGACCGGCGACGGCGCCTTCACCGTCACCAACGCCGCGAGTGGCCGGCTGCTCGGCGTCGACTCGTCCTCCGCCGCGGGCCGCGCCTGGGGCGCGAGGCCGACTGTCACGGCGGCACGGGCCGGCGGGCCGTCGGCCGGGCAGCAGTGGTTCGTGATCGCGAACGCCGGCGGCACCTACCGTCTGGTCAACCGCTACAGCGGACTCGTGCTCGGCCTGTCCGGCACCTCCGGCCGGCTCGCCGAGACCACGCCGCTGCGCACCTGGACGGACCACAGCGGAAGTTCCGTCGGCGGCGGACGCACCGCCGCCGAACAGACCCTGTCCCTCACCGCGACCGGCTTCGCACGCCGCTAGCCGAACCGGCCCCGACCCGCACGGGCCGGGGCCCAATCCCCTCAGGGACCAGGAGACTTCCCGTTATCCTGCGCCCATGTCGATCATCAACGGGGATTCCGACGCTCAGCTGGCCGTGCGCGCGGCCCAGGCCGGCGCAGCCGTGGTCCGTGACCTCTACGGCAGCCGGCTCGAACGCCACGACAAGTCCGCCGGGGACTTCGCGACCGAGGCGGACCTCGCCGCCGAGCGGGCCATCCTGGACGTGCTGCGCGCCGCCCGCCCGGACGACGCCGTGACCGGCGAGGAGAGCGGACGCTCCGGCGCCGCGGACGCCCACCGCCGCTGGCTCGTCGACCCGCTGTGCGGCACCCTCAACTACGCCGTCCGGAACATGCTCGTCGGCGTGAACGTCGCCCTGCGGGAAGGAGCTGAGGTCACGGCCGCCGCCACCGCCGACCCGTTCAGCGGCGAGGTGTTCTGGACCGACGGCGAGGCGGCCTGGGTCCGCGGGGACGGCGCGGACGAACGGCTGACGCCCTGGTCGGGTTCCGCGCTGGTGGACGTCAACCTCGACCCGCCGTTCCCCAGCGCCCCCGGTTTCCAGGCGGTCCGCCTCCTCGCCGACCCCGGCTTCGCCGAACGGTTCCGGCCCCGGGTCGTCTCCAGCACCCTCGCCGTGGCCTGGGTGGCCGCCGGGCGCCGGGCCGCCTACGTGACCGACGGCGACCTGCGCGACAGCGTGCACTTCGCGGCGGGGATCGCCCTGTGCCGGGCGGCCGGCTGCACGGTGACCGGCCTGTACGGCGAGCCCGTGCTCAGCGGCGCGGGCGGGCTCGTCGCGGCGGCCGACGCGGCGACCCATGCCGCACTGCTGGGGCTCATCAAGAACCAAGTTCGTTGAGTACGCGCCGAGTTGGCGCGGAGCGAGTCGGCCCGCCTTCTCGACGCAGGCGCCGCTCGTCTGGTGTGATGCCCGCATGACCCTGGCCGCCGACCTCGCCACCCGCTTCGAACGGTGCCTGGACACCCGCCCGGAGGCCCTGCGCGAGGCGGCACAGGACTTCGGGCACATCGTGTCGGCCCCGCCGCTGGCGGTGCTGCGTCCCCGGTCCGCCGCCGAGATCCAGGAGCTGCTGCAGTTCGCCGGACCCCGGGACCTCCCGGTGAGCGTGCGCGGCGGGGGTCACTCGATGCACGGCCAGGGACAGGCGGGCGGCGGGATCGTGCTGGACCTGCGGGCGATGAACCGGGTGGGTCCCGTGGCGGACGGCCAAGTGACCGTACAGGCGGGCGCGTTGTGGCGGGAGGTGCTGGCCGCCACCCTGCCGTACGGCCGCACCCCGCCGGTCCTCACCGACTACCTCGGCGCGGGAGTGGGCGGAGTCCTGTCGGCGGGCGGACTCGGCGGGGCCGGTCACCGGCACGGCCTGGTCGCGGACCAGGTCCTGGAGCTGGAGGTGGTGACCGGGGCCGGGGAGCACCGGGTCTGCTCACCAGGCCGGAACCCCGACCTGTTCCACGCGGTGCTCGCCGGACTCGGCCAGTGCGCCGTCATCGTGACCGCCACGCTGCGCCTGGTCCCGGCCCCCGCCCGGATCCGCCGCTACTGCCTCTACTACACCGGCCTGACCCGCTACCTCGCCGACCAGCGACGGCTCGCCGAGGAGCAGCGCTTCACCTATCTGGAGGGCCAGGCCCGGCCGGCCGGTGAGCACGCCTGGCGGTACATGATCGAGGCCGTGGCCCCGTACGACGGCCCCTGCCCGCCCGACGACGCCGCCCTGCTCGACGGACTCGGGCACGACCGCGCCGCGCTGGAGACGGAGGACCTGGGATACGGCGAGTTCGCCCACCGCGTGGACACCGACGAGGAGGTCCTGCGTGAGACGGGGGAGTGGCTGTATCCGCATCCGTGGCTCAATCTGCTGCTGCCGCACGACAGCGCCGAGTCCGTCGTCGGCGCCGTGCTCGCCGACCCCGCCTTCCGGGATCTGCGTGACACGGGCCTCGTCCTGCTGTACCCGCTGCTCTCCGACCGCCTGAAGGCACCCTTCTTCCGTCGTCCTTCCGGTGAAGTCCTGTATGTGTTCGCCCTGTTGCGCACGGCCCCGCCCGGCGACCCCGAGGCGGTCGCGGCGATGGTGGCGGCCAACCGCGCCGCGTATGAGCGGGCCCGCTCCCGGGGTGCCGTCGCCTATCCCGTCAACGCCCTGCCCATGTCGGACGCCGACTGGCGGGACCACTACGGCAGCCGCCGGGCGGCCTTCGCCGCCGCGAAACGGCGCTTCGACCCGCATCTCGTCCTGGCGCGCGGACACGGTCTGCGGTTCTGAAGGTTTTGACTTCCGAAGGCTTGCCGCCCACTTGCTTCATCACTTAAATCAAAACATGAACTAAGCGGCCACTTCGGCCGCTTGAGCCGTTCTTCCATGGGAGCCGCCAGATGAGAAGCCGGAACGGAAGCCGCACGAGACCGAGACACCCGGGTGTCGCCCTGGCCGCCATGGCCGCGCTGATCACCCTGCCCCTCGCCCACACCCCGGCCGCCGCGGCCGGGACGCAGACCTGCGACACGGCCGACGCCGCCCAGGGACGGCCGGCCACGGCGTCCTCCACCGAGAACGCCGGCACCCCCGCCTCCGCCGCCTTCGACGGTGACACCTCCACCCGCTGGTCCAGCGGGTTCAGCGACCCGCAGTGGCTCCAGGTCGACCTCGGCGCGGTCACGGACCTGTGCCGCATCGACCTGCACTGGGAGACCGCCTACGGCAAGGACTTCCAGCTCCAGGCCTCGACCGACGGCCAGAACTGGGCCACCCTGAAGACCGTCACCGGCGCGAGCGGAGGAACGGCGTCGTACGACGTCAGCGGCACCGGCCGGTACGTCCGCATGTACGGCAACGCACGCGGCACCGGGTACGGCTACTCCCTCTGGGAGATGGCCGTGCACACCACGACCAACGCGACCGGCCCGATCCAGGGCGGCGGCGACCTCGGCCCGAACGTCATCGTCGTGGACCCCTCCACGCCCCACCTCCAGCAGAAGTTCGACGACGTCTTCCATCAGCAGGAGTCCGCCCAGTTCGGCACCGGCCGCTACCAGTTCCTGCTCAAGCCGGGCACGTACGACAACATCAACGCCCAGCTCGGGTTCTACACCTCCATCTCCGGACTGGGCCTGAACCCCGACGACACGCAGATCAACGGCGACGTCACGGTCGACGCCGGCTGGTTCAACGGCAACGCCACGCAGAACTTCTGGCGTTCGGCGGAGAACCTCGCGATCACGCCCTCCAACGGCACCGACCGCTGGGCCGTCGCCCAGGCCGCGCCCTTCCGGCGCATCCACGTCAAGGGCGGCATGAACCTCGCCCCGACCGGCTACGGCTGGGCCTCCGGCGGCTACATCGCCGACTCGAAGATCGACGGCACGGTGGGCCCGTACTCCCAGCAGCAGTGGTACACCCGTGACAGCTCGGTCGGCGGCTGGACCAACGGCGTCTGGAACATGACCTTCTCCGGCGTCCAGGGCGCCCCCGCGACCGACTTCGACAGCGGCCCGTACACCACCCTGGACACCACCCCGGTCTCCCGCGAGAAGCCGTTCCTCTACCTGGACGGCAACGACTACAAGGTGTTCGTCCCCGGCAAGCGCACCAACGCACGCGGCGTCTCCTGGCCGAACACGCCGGGCACCTCCCTCCCGCTCGACCGGTTCTACGTCGTCAAGCCGGGAGCGACGGCCGCCACCATCAACACGGCCCTCGCCCAGGGCCTCAACCTGCTCTTCACGCCCGGCGTCTACCACCTCGACCGGACCATCGACGTCACCCGCCCCGACACCGTCGTCCTCGGCCTGGGACTGGCCACGCTCGTCCCGGACAACGGCATCGACGCGATGCACGTCGCCGACGTCGACGGCGTACGGCTGGCCGGCTTCCTCATCGATGCCGGACCGGTCAACTCCGACACGCTGCTGCGCATCGGCACGCCCGGCTCCACCGCCGACCACGCGGCCGACCCCACCACCGTGCAGGACGTGTTCTTCCGCATCGGCGGCGCGGGGCCCGGTCTGGCCACCAACTCGCTCGTGGTCGACAGCGACGACGCGATCATCGACCACACCTGGATCTGGCGCGCCGACCACGGCAGCGGCGTCGGCTGGGACACCAACCGCGCCGACTACGGCCTGCGGGTCAACGGCGACGACGTGCTCGCCACCGGCCTGTTCGTCGAACACTTCAACAAGTACGACGTCTACTGGAACGGAGAACGCGGCCGGACGATCTTCTTCCAGAACGAGAAGGCGTACGACGCCCCCGACGCCGCCGCCATCACTCATGACGGCATGGTCGGCTACGCGGCCTACAAGGTCGCCGACTCCGTCACCACCCACGAGGCCTGGGGACTCGGCAGCTACTGCAACTACACGGCCGACCCGTCCATCGTCCAGGCCCACGGCTTCCAGGTCCCGATTGGCCCGGGCATCAGGATGCACGATCTGCTGGTGATCTCCCTCGGCGGCAAGGGCCAGTACGCCCACGTGGTCGACAGCACCGGCGCACCCACCTCGGGAACCAGCACCGTCCCCTCCAAGGTGACGTCGTTCCCGTGACCCGCGCCTGGGCGGGCAGCTCCTGACCGCGCAGGTCATGAGCCGCCCGTCCGGTCGGCCGAGGAGGTGCCCGCGGGTTTCGAGTGCGCCGCGAGTGCAACACGGACGGTGCGGCCCGTGCGGACGGTGCCGCACCCTCCGCATGTCCGCCGAGGAAGAGGACACTCATGGATCACTCGCGCGCACCCGTACTCGAAGCCCTGGAGGAGTTCCGGCGCCGCGGAGACGTGGTGTTCGGACCGCCCGGGCACAAACAGGGCCGCGGCACCGACCCCCGGGTCGCCGAGGTCCTCGGCATCGACGTCTTCCGCTCGGACGTGCTGACCCTCAACGGCCTGGACGACCGCCGGCAGTCCCAGGGCGTGCTGTCACAGGCGCAGGAGCTGATGGCCGACGCGGTCGGTGCCGAGCACGCCTTCTTCTCGACCTGCGGCAGCTCCCTGTCCGTGAAGACCGCGATGTGCTCGGTCGCGGGGCCTGGGGAGAAGCTGCTGCTGTCGCGCAACGCGCACAAGTCGGTCATCGCGGCGGTCATCATCAACGGGGTGGAGCCGATCTGGGTCCACCCGAAGTTCGACGCCGAGCGGCACATGGCCCATCCGCCGGAGCCCGACGACGTCCGCGACCGCCTGCGGGAGCACCCCGACGCCAGGGGAATGCTGCTGATCACCCCCACCGACTGGGGCACCTGCGCCGACATCCGGGGCGTCGCGGACGCCTGCCACGCCTACGACGTACCGCTCATCGTGGACGAGGCCTGGGGTGCCCATCTGCCCTTCCACCCGGACCTCCCGGCCTGGGGCATGGACGCCGACGCCGACCTGGTCGTCACCAGCGTGCACAAGATGGGCGGTGCCATCGAGCAGAGCTCGGTGTTCCACCTCCAGCACGACCGGGTGGCGCCCGAGGTGCTCAAGCAGCGCGAGGACCTGCTCGGCACCACCAGCGCCTCCTGTCTGGTCTACGGCGCCCTGGACGGCTGGCGGCGGCAGATGGTCGAGCGGGGCCGCGAGCTGCTGGGGGCGGCCGTCCACCGGGCCGAGCGCATCCGCGCCGAGCTGCGGGAACTGCCGGGGCTGCGGATCATGGGCGGCGAGGTGATCGAGGAGGGCCTGGCCGCCGAGTTCGACCCGATGAAGATCGTCATGGACGTCCGGGACCGGCATCAGCGGCATGCAGGCGGCCGAATGGCTGCGGACGCACCGGCACGTCGACGTGGGCGGCTCGGACACCTGCCGGATCAACGCCTCCATCACGCATGCCGACGACGACGAGACCGAGAAGGTCCTGCTGGACGCCATGCGCTCGCTGGTCGACAACGCCGGTTCGATCGAACGGCGGCCCGCCGTCCGGCTGCCCGAGCCCCGGGCCCTCGAACTGGAACAGGCCGTCCTGCCACGCGAGGCGTTCTTCGGGCCCGCCGAACAGGTGCCCGCCGAGCGGGCCGTGGGCCGGATCTCCGCCGAGATGATCAGTCCCTATCCGCCCGGCGTGCCCGTCGTGGCACCCGGCGAGGTGATCACCAAGGAGGTGCTGGACTACCTGCGCAGCGGAGTGGCGCACGGCTTCCTCATCGCCGACGCGGCGGACCCGTCACTGGAGAGCCTGCGCGTCATGGCCCGGCCGTGACCACGGTCTCTCGACCTGCGGCGGCCGGGCGCAGGACCTAGGGTGGCGGTGCGGGCGGCCGTTCGCGCCTGCCCGGGTCAAGAAGCCGGCCCACTGACGGAGGCACCCCCCGGCAGGGGGCGCTTGGCCCTGCTCGACGGTCCCCGGGTCCGGACGACGCGTCCGGCGGGCCTGCCGCTCCGGCAACTCGATGGGAGACGGCCCGACTTCACCCCGACCGGGAATCCGCCGCGATTGCCGGTTTCGGACGCTCCGGCCCGGGGACCTCGGTACGAAGGCCGCGATGACCCCTTTCGACAGATTTCATCAGGCCCGCACATTTATGTTCTGTCTGTCGGCCGTATGCCCGGCGAAGGAAACGCAGCGATGAGCGAGACGAACCCCCTGAAGCGAGCGGCGGAGAAGGCGGCGGACGTCCTGCGGGGCGACGGCGCGGGCCCGGAGCAGGGCATCCCCGGAAA
It encodes:
- a CDS encoding inositol monophosphatase family protein, which gives rise to MSIINGDSDAQLAVRAAQAGAAVVRDLYGSRLERHDKSAGDFATEADLAAERAILDVLRAARPDDAVTGEESGRSGAADAHRRWLVDPLCGTLNYAVRNMLVGVNVALREGAEVTAAATADPFSGEVFWTDGEAAWVRGDGADERLTPWSGSALVDVNLDPPFPSAPGFQAVRLLADPGFAERFRPRVVSSTLAVAWVAAGRRAAYVTDGDLRDSVHFAAGIALCRAAGCTVTGLYGEPVLSGAGGLVAAADAATHAALLGLIKNQVR
- a CDS encoding FAD-dependent oxidoreductase; protein product: MSGTDATRVLVIGGGIAGTAAALGLHKAGCDVTVYEAHPDTAEDTGAFLTLASNGMRALAQLDAADAVRALGFPLTSLRLLDSDGTELTHAPLGEVAEPGLQYRCLRRGELNAALQGEAVRRGIRLRHGARLAGVTDGPHGVTARFADGSTAHAALLIGADGLNSTVRRLLTPGVRPVYAGQRIFYGYSGAAAGVDGTGVITFVRGSETTFGYAASPAGQTYWFARVSTEPLPAGGSAHRAPWREELLPLLRKDTTPAADIVTASQGPVMVTNATELPLGAVWHRGRALLIGDAAHAASPATGQGASMALEDAVVLAKALRDLPGAPDAFAAFERHRRPRVEHNITVSGGISRGGRNPSRPGPLLARPAEPDEALVRQLAWDAQLPAAPPEET
- a CDS encoding FAD-binding protein, with amino-acid sequence MTLAADLATRFERCLDTRPEALREAAQDFGHIVSAPPLAVLRPRSAAEIQELLQFAGPRDLPVSVRGGGHSMHGQGQAGGGIVLDLRAMNRVGPVADGQVTVQAGALWREVLAATLPYGRTPPVLTDYLGAGVGGVLSAGGLGGAGHRHGLVADQVLELEVVTGAGEHRVCSPGRNPDLFHAVLAGLGQCAVIVTATLRLVPAPARIRRYCLYYTGLTRYLADQRRLAEEQRFTYLEGQARPAGEHAWRYMIEAVAPYDGPCPPDDAALLDGLGHDRAALETEDLGYGEFAHRVDTDEEVLRETGEWLYPHPWLNLLLPHDSAESVVGAVLADPAFRDLRDTGLVLLYPLLSDRLKAPFFRRPSGEVLYVFALLRTAPPGDPEAVAAMVAANRAAYERARSRGAVAYPVNALPMSDADWRDHYGSRRAAFAAAKRRFDPHLVLARGHGLRF
- a CDS encoding RICIN domain-containing protein, yielding MSRAGGAAAVTVALVLGGGTASPAPAATPGDAGYTVTVGTPVPFTHPTDTPATPYLDRDGTFHYQQSAALYGAKDPRTWDFYTGTDFDTATFDKALSKAVNPANPADRNDDTTWRCNNSPTGRGATYAPSGSGYAQKNYCDLSGVWVDPDTGDWYGLVHNEFTPQPFGDGLHYDAIDCAVSTDRGRTWSIKDHAITSPYSTGRGDTTAFPNQTYSYGDGDQRLFVDTASGYFYVYYGSRIIDKSGGWKAFYEHVARAPISAKMAPGSWRKWYDGAWSQPGTGGRESDIVPVDADHPTGYTPASAEYDPANTGTAAQQVAAGKMPPTSPLFVMNIAYDAHLGLYIGEPQAVDQSGDSPQYLYATDDLSTQKWRLIGDTGGYTNASWYRWFLDSANRTSSTIVGRSFRSYCAFGCSHDASGEYVDITVDSTAPAPAPMDTSRGHRIASGAGRILAQTAGGNGTTSLARPARSGRDIWLFTPTGDGAFTVTNAASGRLLGVDSSSAAGRAWGARPTVTAARAGGPSAGQQWFVIANAGGTYRLVNRYSGLVLGLSGTSGRLAETTPLRTWTDHSGSSVGGGRTAAEQTLSLTATGFARR
- a CDS encoding discoidin domain-containing protein; translation: MAALITLPLAHTPAAAAGTQTCDTADAAQGRPATASSTENAGTPASAAFDGDTSTRWSSGFSDPQWLQVDLGAVTDLCRIDLHWETAYGKDFQLQASTDGQNWATLKTVTGASGGTASYDVSGTGRYVRMYGNARGTGYGYSLWEMAVHTTTNATGPIQGGGDLGPNVIVVDPSTPHLQQKFDDVFHQQESAQFGTGRYQFLLKPGTYDNINAQLGFYTSISGLGLNPDDTQINGDVTVDAGWFNGNATQNFWRSAENLAITPSNGTDRWAVAQAAPFRRIHVKGGMNLAPTGYGWASGGYIADSKIDGTVGPYSQQQWYTRDSSVGGWTNGVWNMTFSGVQGAPATDFDSGPYTTLDTTPVSREKPFLYLDGNDYKVFVPGKRTNARGVSWPNTPGTSLPLDRFYVVKPGATAATINTALAQGLNLLFTPGVYHLDRTIDVTRPDTVVLGLGLATLVPDNGIDAMHVADVDGVRLAGFLIDAGPVNSDTLLRIGTPGSTADHAADPTTVQDVFFRIGGAGPGLATNSLVVDSDDAIIDHTWIWRADHGSGVGWDTNRADYGLRVNGDDVLATGLFVEHFNKYDVYWNGERGRTIFFQNEKAYDAPDAAAITHDGMVGYAAYKVADSVTTHEAWGLGSYCNYTADPSIVQAHGFQVPIGPGIRMHDLLVISLGGKGQYAHVVDSTGAPTSGTSTVPSKVTSFP
- a CDS encoding ABC transporter substrate-binding protein; this encodes MTAVKRLAALVAAAALLLVGCDSGGKAHPGDGRQQLTVAALPLTDSAALYLARDRGLFAKEGLDVRIQPVQQSIQALPALLKGQVDVIASANYVTYFQAYEKGTLDLRIVAEGVRIAPHMMDVLVPRDSALRSPADLAGKKVAVAVLNNIQSLTLNAILDARHAGRPVYRQILFPQMGPALQRGQVDAAHVVEPFDTAVQGELGARVLLDGGSGPAQGLPASGYITTAGFVKQNPKAAAGFRRAVEAASKLAAEDPGAVRTELPKYAKVTAEQAKSIHLPAYPATADPAALRRLIALMRTQGLLKQDVDPTPLLVK